GGCGGAGCCCCGGTACGGGGCCTGGGGCGGAGCCCCGATACGGGGCCTGGGGCGGAGCCCCGGTACGGGGCCTGGGGCGGAGCCCCGATACGGGGCCTGGGTCGGAGCCCCGGTCCGGGGCCTGGGGCGGAGCCCCGGGTTCGGGAAGGGGCGGGGAGGGGGACAGCCCGGCGCAGGCGGTTCGGTTCGCCGGGCAGCTCCTACGCCAGTACCTCCTCGCACGCGGTGCGCAACCGCCGCACCCCCTCGGCCAGTTCCCCGGTACCCGCCACCGACGCGAAGCTCAGACGGACATGTGGCGCGGGCGGTTCGGCGCAGAAGTACGGGCGGCCGGGGGCGACGGCGACCCCGGCGCGCAGCGCGGCGGAGGCCAGGGCGGCCTCGTCGGTGCCCTGGGGCAGCCGCAGCCACAGGTGGTAGCCGCCGGGCGGGACATGGCGCAGCTCCAACGCGGGCAGCTCCCGCCGTACGGCGGTGACGAGCGCCTCGCGGCGGGTGTGCAACTCGGCGGCCACGGTGCGCAGATGGCGGGGCCAGGAGGGCGCGCCGACGAGTTCCAGGGCGGTCTCCTGGAGCGGGCGGGACACGAAGAAGCTGTCGACGACCTGGATCGCGCGCAGCCTCTCCAGCACGGGGCCACGGGCGGCGAGTGCGGCCACTCGCAGGCTGGGCGAGGTGGCCTTGGTGAGCGAGCAGACGTGGACCACCACCCCGTCGGGGTCGTCGGCGGCGAGGGTGGCGGACAGCGGGCCCGCGTCCTCGTGGACGAGCCGGCGCGCGAAGTCGTCCTCCACCACGAACGCGCCCGCCTCACGGGCGATCGCGAGCACCTCGCGGCGCCGCTCGGCGGAGAGCGTCGCACCGGTGGGGTTCTGGAACAGCGGCTGGCAGACGAAGACCCTCGCGCCGGTCGCCCGCAGCGCCTCGGCGAGCAGATCGGGACGCACCCCGTCGGCGTCCACCGGGACCGGGACGGGGCGCTGCCCGGAGGCACGGGCGGCGGCGAGTATCCCGGGGTAGGTCGGGGATTCGACGAGGACGGGCGCGCCGGGTGGGGCGAGGGCGCGCAGCGCGCTGGTGAGCGCGGACTGGCCGCCCGCGGTGACCAGGATGTCGGCGGCACCGAGGGCCCCGGCCGGGCCGCCGATCTCCCGGGCGAACCAGGCGCGCAGTTCGGGGAGCCCCTCCACGGGCGGGCGGCCCCACGCCCCCGGCCGCCGCCCGGCGCGGGCCAGGGCGGCGGCCAGCGCCCGCTCGGGCTGGAGCGAGGAGTGCAGATAGCCGTTGTTGAACTCCAGGATCCCGGGCGGCGGGGCGGCGAGCGTGGCCAGGACGCCGGTGGCGTCCACCGAGCGCGGCACCGACTCACCGGCCGTCTCCACGCTCAGCGCGACCTCCTGCCAGGAGGTGTCCCCGGGCCGGGGCGCCCCGGCCCGGGGGCGCTCGGCGCGGAAGGCACCGGCGCCCGGGCGGGTGACCACCAGCCCTTCGGCGGCCAGCGCGGCGAGGGCGCGGGAGACGGTCACCGGGCTCACCCGGTGGCGCTCGACCAGGGCCCGGCTGGATGGCAGCTTCTCTCCAGGTGAGTAGCGGTCCAGATCCTTCCGCAGCGATTCCGCCAGCTCAACCACACTGCTACGCTGTTGCATGACAGCCCAGGATAGCGCTACTGACAGCAGTGCGATAGCGGTGAGCGGTGATCCCACCGCGGGTGACGGCCCCGCCCGGGGTGATGACCCCGCCCCGCACGGCGGCCCCACCCCGGGCCGGGGCGATACTCACGCGACCCCGGCGCTCCCGACACCGTTCGCGCTCCGCACCGGCACCCTGCTCGCCGCGCTCGGCGTGGCCGCCTTCTCCCTCACCTTCCCCGCCACCGCCTGGGCGCTCACCGGCCTCGGCCCCTGGTCGGTGACCACGTGCCGGGTGGTGCTCGCGGCGCTCATCGCGGGCGGGGCGCTGGCCGCCCTGCGGGTCCCGGTGCCGGACCGCCGCCACTGGCCGGGGCTGCTGGTCGTCGCGGCCGGGGTCGTCGTGGGCTTCCCGCTGCTGACCACGCTCGCCCTGGAGACCTCCACCACCGCGCACGCGGCCGTGGTGGTCGGCCTGCTGCCGCTCACCACCGCCGCCTTCTCGGCCGTACGCACCGGGGTGCGGCCCTCGCGGGTGTTCTGGGCGGCGGCGCTGGCCGGGGCGGCGGTCGTGATCGCCTTCGCGGTGCAGCAGAGCGGCGGCGCGCCCACCACCGGCGATCTGTATCTGTTCGGCGCGCTGCTGCTGTGCGCCGCGGGCTACACCGAGGGCGGCCGGCTGGCCGGCCATATGCCGGGCTGGCAGGTGATCGGCTGGGCGCTGGTGGGCTGTCTGCCGCTGTCGGTGCCGGGCGCGGTGCTCGCACTGTCGGCCGAGGACGTCCACCTCGGCGGCCGCGCGGTGGCCGGACTGCTGTGGCTGGCGGTGGGTTCGCAGTTCGTGGGCATGGTGGTCTGGTACCGGGGGATGGCCGCCATCGGAGTGACCAGGGCCAGCCAGCTCCAACTGGCCCAGCCGCTGCTCACCCTGGTGTGGTCGGTGCTGCTGCTCGGCGAGACGCTGACCCCCGCCGCCCCGATCGCCGCCGTCGCGGTGCTGGTGTGCATCGGGGTGACACAGCGGGCCCGGGTCCCGGCGGGCGTGGTGCGGGCCTCCAGCCCCGGCCGGACGCGCACGGCCGAAACCGTCGGAGAGGCCGGACGGATCCCGGAAACGGCGGACCCGAATCACCCCCCGGCAGGAGCAAACCAGGACAACCGGCCATAGACTGGCCTCAGGGATCGCATGCCCTCAGCAGACCGCATTGCCCTCCAGCGGACGGGAGGTCACGCACATGGAGGCGACCGTAGGCGACAAGCTGCTGGTGCACGGCAGGGTTGTCGGAATTCACGACCGTGTAGCGGAGATCATCGAAGTGCTCGGGGATAACGGGGAACCGCCCTACCGCGTGCGGTACGAGGACGACGGACACGAGTGCCTGTTCTCCCCCGGGCCCGACTCGGTCGTCCGCCACCTGGCCGCCGGACCCGGGCAGCGTTAGGGAGTGTCCGACGGACCTGGGCGCCTGCGGCGGGCTGCTCTCCTCCCAGGGAAGGGGAGCAGCCCGCCGGACACCCCGTAGCCGTCCCCGCGGGGCAGGCCCCGGGTCAGCGGGGCGGACGGACGCGATACGGATAGTGGTCGGCGACCACACGCGCCATGGCGCCGTTGCGGTCGGCGGCCACTTCCTTCGCCGAGAAGTAGACATTGCCGCGCACCTGGGGAAAGCCTCGGTCGAAGGTGAGGTGCCGGGACAGCTCCGCCGGGTCCTGCCAGGGCGCGGGCTGCGCCGGATCGCCCGCCTTGTAGAGCGCCTCGCCGATGTAGAGGTTCACCCCGGTGTCCCGGACCGCCTCCGACCACCAGGGGACGAGCACCGCGTAGTCGGCGGCGGCGAAGCCGATGTTCCAGTAGACCTGTGGGACGACGTAATCCAGCCATCCCCGCCGCACCCAGCCACGGGTGTCCGCGTAGAGGTCGTCGTAGGTCTGCACCCCCGCCGTGGTGGCGGAGCCGAGCGGGTCGGTGGCCTGGTTGCGCCAGACGCCGAAGGGGCTGATGCCGAACCGCACCCGCCGCTTCAGCCGTTTGACGCGCACGGCCGTCTCGTACACCAGACGGTCGATGTTGTTCCGCCGCCAGGCCGCGCGGTCCGGGAAGCCCGCGCCGTGGCGCTCGTACGCCGCGTCGTCGTCGAAGACCTGCCCGGCCACCGGATACGGGTAGAAGTAGTCGTCCCAGTGGACGGCGTCGATGTCATAGCGCGCGACCGCGTCCAGCATGGCGTCCTGGACGAAGCGGCGGACCTCGGGCAGCCCGGGGTTGTAGTAGAGCTTCCCGCCGTACGGCACCACCCACTCGGGGTGCACCCGGGCCGGATGGGTGGGGATCAGCCGCGCGGGGTCGGTGTGGTTGGCGATCCGGTACGGGTTGAACCAGGCGTGCAGCTCAAGACCGCGCCGGTGTGCCTCGCGCACGGCGGTGCCCAGCGGATCCCAGCCCGGGTCCCTGCCCTGGACGCCGGTGAGGCACTCCGCCCACGGCTCGTACGGTGAGGGCCACAGCGCGTCCGCCGTCGGCCGCGCCTGGAAGACCACCGCGTTGAGCCGGCGGCTCACGGCGGTGTCGAGGAAGCCCAGCAGCTCGGCCCGCTGCTGCTCCGCGGGGAGACCGGGCCTGGACGGCCAGTCGCGGTTGGCGACGGTGGCCAGCCACATCCCGCGGAACTCGGGCCGGTGCCCACCGCCCCGCCCCTCCGCCAGCGCGTCACCCGCCGTGACGGTGGCGGCCAGGGCTCCGGCGGCCGCCACCGTGAGACTTCTGCGCGTGATCCGACCCATGAAACTCCACTCCTCGCCCCAGGGACCTGCACGGCAACTCCCGCTGATGATGGGGCCCTTGCGGGGCGCCCGGCAATGCTTACCGCGAATCCCGGACGGTCCGGCCCAACGCCCCTCGAGGACCCCTTGACTTCACCCTTCTCGCCCGGCCATCCGGCCGCTAGCATCGGATGACGCACGCATGGGAGCGCTCCCAAATACCCTCGCCCGTATGGCCCGCACGCCTCACACCCCCACGTCCGGAGAGGAAGTTCCCGTGCGCAGCAACGGCAGAAGACCGGTCGGCGCGCTCATGGCCGCGCTGGCGCTCGTCGGCGGATTACTCGCCGCGGCGGCCTCCCCCGCCGCGGCCCGCCCCGAAGCCGCCCCCACCCGGAGCGCCGCCCAGGCCGACGCCTACACCTGGAAGAACGTCCGCGTGGACGGCGGCGGCTTCGTCCCCGGCATCGTCTTCAACCGCAAGGAGAAGAACCTCGCCTACGCCCGCACCGACATCGGCGGGGCGTACCGCTGGGACCAGTCCGGCAAGCGGTGGGTGCCGCTGCTGGACTCGCTGGACTGGGACCACTGGGGCTGGACCGGGGTGGTGAGCCTGGCCAGCGACTCGGTGGATCCCAACAAGGTCTATGTGGCTGCCGGTACGTACACCAACAGCTGGGACCCGGGCAATGGCGCGATCCTGCGCTCGTCCAACCGGGGCGCCAGCTGGCAGTCCACCACCCTCCCCTTCAAGCTGGGCGGCAACATGCCCGGCCGGGGCATGGGTGAGCGGCTGGCGGTGGACCCCAACCGGAACAGCGTGCTCTACCTCGGCGCGCCGAGCGGCAACGGGCTGTGGCGCTCCACCGACTCCGGTGTCACCTGGTCCAAGGTGACGTCCTTCCCCAACCCCGGCACATACGTCCAGGACGCGAGCGACTCCAGCGGCTATCTGAGCGACAACCAGGGCGTGGTGTGGGTGACCTTCGACGAGCGCACCGGCTCCTCCGGCAGCGCCACGAAGACCATCTACGTGGGCGTGGCCGACAAGGACAACACCGTCTACCGCTCGACGGACGCGGGCGCCACCTGGTCGCGGGTGGCCGGGCAGCCCACCGGCTATCTCTCCCACAAGGGGGTCCTGGACGCCAAGAACGGCTATCTGTACCTGACCACCAGCGACAAGGGCGGCCCGTACGACGGGGAGAAGGGCCAGGTGTGGCGGTACACCACGGCCACCGGGGAGTGGAAGAACATCAGCCCCATGGCGGACGCCGACACCTACTTCGGCTACAGCGGGCTCACGGTCGACCGCCAGAAGCCGGGCACGCTGATGGTGACCGGCTACAGCTCCTGGTGGCCGGACACCCAGATCTTCCGCTCCACCGACTCCGGGGCCACCTGGACCCGGGCCTGGGACTTCACCAGCTATCCGAACCGGTCCTTCCGCTACACCCAGGACGTCAGTGCCGTCCCCTGGCTGACCTTCGGCACCAACCCCTCCCCGCCCGAAGTCACCCCGAAGCTGGGCTGGATGACCGAGGCGCTGGAGATCGACCCGTTCGACTCCAACCGGATGATGTACGGCACGGGGGCGACGGTCTACGGCACGGAGAACCTCGGAAACTGGGACACGGGCGGCAAAATCGCCATCACGCCCATGGTCAAGGGCCTGGAGGAGACGGCGGTCAACGATCTGGCCAGCCCGCCCACCGGCGCCCCGCTGCTCAGCGCGCTCGGTGACATCGGGGGCTTCCGCCACACCGATCCCGACGCGGTGCCCGCGAGGATGTACACCTCGCCGACGTTCACCACGACCACCAGCCTGGACTACGCCGAGACCAGTCCGAACACCGTGGTCCGGGTGGGCAACAACGACTCCGCGCCGCGGATCGCCTTCTCGACCGACAACGGCGCCAACTGGTTCCAGGGCAGCGAGCCGTCCGGGGTCACCGGCGGCGGCACGGTGGCCGCGGCGGCCGACGGCAGCGGCTTCGTCTGGGCCCCGGAGGGCACCTCGGCCGTCTACCACACCACCGGGTTCGGCAACGCGTGGTCCGCGTCGAGCGGCATCCCGGCCGGGGCGGTGGTGGAGTCCGACCGTAAGAACCCCAAGAAGTTCTACGGCTTCAAGGCGGGCACCTTCTACGTCTCCACCGACGGCGGGGCCACCTTCACCGCCCGGGCCTCCGCCGGGCTGCCGGCCGACGGCCCGGTGCGGTTCAAGGCGCTGCCGGGCGCCGAGGGCGACATCTGGCTCGCGGGCGGCACCACCGGCGGGGCGTACGGGCTGTGGCACTCCACGGACTCCGGCGCGACCTTCACCAAGCTGAGCGGCGTCCAGCAGGCGGACACCATCGGCTTCGGCAAGGCGGCGCCGGGCGCTTCGTACCAGGCGCTCTACACCAGCGCGAGAATCGGCGGGGTACGCGGCATCTTCCGCTCCACGGACGCCGGGGCGAGCTGGACCCGGATCAACGACGACGCCCATCAGTGGGGCTGGACGGGCGCCTCGATCACCGGCGACCCACGGGTCTACGGACGGGTCTACGTGGCCACCAACGGGCGCGGCATCCTGCGCGGCGACATCTCCTGACGGCGGGGGCGGGCCAGGGCCGGATTTCCGGCCCCGGCCCGCCCCCTACCGATAACCGGAGGGTAACGTCTGGGGCGACAGGGGGACGACACAACGGACGGTTGGACCAGCGAAAGGCACGATGTGACCGACATCGAACGCGTCGGAGTGGTGGGCTGTGGCCAGATGGGTGCGGGCATCGCGGAGGTGTGCGCCCGATCCGGCCTGGAGGTCATGGTCGCGGAGACCACGGGCGAGGCCCTGGAGATAGGGCGTACCCGCCTGACCAACTCCCTCGGGAAGGCCGCCGAGCGCGGCAAGATCACCGAGGAGCAGCGCGACGCGACGCTGGACCGGCTGAGCTTCACCACCGATCTGGGGGAATTCGCCGACCGCGATCTGGTGATCGAGGCGGTCGTCGAGAGCGAGCAGATCAAGACCGAGATCTTCCAGGTCCTCGACCAGGTGGTGACCCGCCCGGACGCGATCCTCGCCTCCAACACCTCCTCCATCCCGCTGGTCAAGCTGGCCGTCGCCACCTCCCGCCCGGACCAGGTGATCGGCATCCACTTCTTCAATCCGGCGCCGGTGCAGGCGCTGGTGGAGCTGATCCCGGCGCTCACCACCGGTGACGAGACCATCAAGCGCTCCGAGGCACTGGTCGCCGACATCCTGGGCAAGCACGCCATCCGCGCCCAGGACCGCGCGGGGTTCGTGGTCAACGCGCTGCTCATCCCGTATCTGCTGTCCGCCATCCGGATGTTCGAGTCCGGGATCGCCAGCCGCGAGGACATCGACAACGGCATGGAGCTGGGCTGCGCCCATCCGATGGGCCCGCTGAAGCTGTCCGACCTGATCGGCCTGGACACCATCGCGGCGATCGCCGACTCGATGTACGAGGAGTACAAGGAGCCGCTGTACGCCTCTCCCCCGCTGCTGCTGCGGATGGTGGACGCGGGCCGTATGGGACGCAAGACGGGCTCGGGCTTCTACACCTACTGATGACCAGCGCTAACGCCCACCCGAAGAGGTAATCCGTGAGCTCTTGCGGACACCAGTAGGGCGGCCATCCCGGACCACGGATAGCCGCCCCTACTGATCATTTATCGCGCCAGGGAGTTCTCAGGGAGTTTCGGCGGGAGCTCACGCATCGCCCTCGCCGCCCCGACCGTGACCCGCGCAAATCCCTGGTACGGCCGGACGCTGGCTGGGTGCTGGCCGTTGAGATTCCCGACGCACACCACAGCCAGGCCGACGCGCTCGCAGTGCTGCCTGACCCAGGCGACCCCGGCAGCCAGAGCCCGGTCCGGCTCACCGCTCGGCTCTGTACGGATCTCCCCGAGGAGCGGGACCACCGGAGGCATGAGAGCACCCACCACCCTGACCGCGGCCTTGAAGACGGAGCTGAGGTGATTCCAGATGACCTCGTTGGTGGAGTCCGCGAGGCCCCGTGACTTCAGCTCCTTCTTCCAGTCGCGCAGGTGATCATCACCGATGACGTTCAGTGGCAGCCGGCCGATGGGAGCGTCGACGATGTGGTTGAAATCTTCGACTTCATCGGCCCAGCCGTGTTGACCGGTCAAGAGCGCGGGGAAAACGCCGGTGGCGCCGGACCCCACACGCGCCGTGGATAACCTCCCCGCGCGGGCCGAGGTACCGGTGCCGCTCCCGGGTGAGAAGGGCGACCCGGGCGCTCCGGGCAAAGCCGGAAGCGACGGGGCGACCGGCAGGCCCGGAGCCACGGGCCAGCCTGGGAAGGACGGCCAGCCGGGGGCATCCGGCGCCTCGGGCCAGGACGGGGCGCCCGGCCGGGATGGAGCCCCTGGAGCTCCGGGTGAGAAGGGTGAGCCCACCGCATCCGCCGTCGGCGGGGACCGCTGCCGTATCCCGAGCAGCCGGGCCCCGTTGGTAGGGCATGGAGAACACCACCGCGGAATACAGCGGCAGCAGCGTCGGGCAGGCACTCAAACGGTGCCTCATGTCGATGTCGGCCGACTCGACCAGCTTCCCGAAACAGGCCACGACGAGCTGCTTCATCATCAACGGCCTGGTCCGCACCGAGCGCCTGGCCTGGCGCGGTCAGGGCGGCAGGGACCTCTTCCGGGTCGGGATCGGCAGCGGTGGCGACTGGGCGCCGATCGAGGAGGCGTGGGACGACGGGCATCTCCCGGACGATGAACTGGAGGAACTGTTCATCGAGCACGTCATCCTGGAGGACATGATCGCCCAGGAGGCCGAGCAGTGGGGCTTCCCCGGGGACGATTACACGATCGTCGTGGAGCCTGCCTGACGGGACCGGCACGCCGGCAGCCGCAGGCACAGCGGGAACGTCTATCCGATCGCTGCCAGGCTGCGGTAGCTCGGTTGCGGCCCGCCCCGCCGGTTCGGCGGGGCGGTGGCACATCAGGCCGCTTCAACCAGTCGTTCGCGCTGGGCTGCGGCCCATACCTCGAGGAGCCGTTCGTACTCCGCCCGTTCGTCTGCGCCCAGCGGCCGCCCGGCGCGCTCGCGCATGAACGCGCGGATCGCCTCGTTCGCGGACTCGGCGGCGCACGGCCGCGCCGGGCCGGGAGAACTGGGGGACATACCGATAAGCCTACGGGCACGGTCCGACATCGGGCCGCGAGAGCGGCGCAGTGCTGAACGACCGGCGTGTGGGGAAGGCTCGGGGACACATGCCGGTCGTTGGGGAGGGGGCGGTGTCCGTGGCCGTGGTCGGCAGTACGGACTCGGCGCTCAAGCGGGCCAGGGTGGCGCGGAACATGACGCTGGAGGAGGCAGCCGACGCCCTGAACGCGATCACCGGAGGCGCGTCGGACGCGAGCCTGATGAGCGCGTGGGAGTCCGGCCGGCGCCGGACCGGTAAGCGGAACCGGGCCGCCCTCTGTCAGTTGTACCGGGAGCGCCCGGAGGTGCTGTTTGCCCATCAGGACGGGGCGGCCACCAGCGTGCTGGAGTCCTCCGGCACCACGGTGGTGGTCAAGGTGCTCACCCGCTGGACCGACCTGGTCGAGGCGATGGTGGATGTCGCCGCCGGAGCGCGCGAGCACCTGGTTGTCACCGGTTCCCGCAGCCGGGAGAAGGCGTATCTGGGAGCGATCGAGACGGCCGTGGCCCAGCATCCGGACTTGGTGCACTACCGGGTGCTGCACGGGGAGCCGCGGCACCGGGCGCTCGCTGACCACCTGCTGCGGCTACTGGAGCTGCGCGATCCGTCCGCGCGCCGCAACGGCGTTAAGACGCTGCACATCGGGATGGTGGAGCAGGCCGAGGCACTGGAACGGTTCTTCGTCGCCTCCGAGACCGCGGCGGTGGTGCCGCTGCCCAGTTTTCACGGGGCCGAGGGCTTTGACTGCGGCGTCTTACTCAGCCGCGAGGCGGCCGTCGGACTGGTCCACCATGGGCGGGAGGCGTGCGCGTCCGCGCGGCCGGTGGAGACGATCGAGGCCGTCCGCGCGCTGCCGATACGGCACAACTGAGAAGAGGCGAGGGAGAGGCGTGAGCGACAACCTTCAGCAGGCGGCCGAGGCCCGCGCGGCATCCGTGATCGGGCTGGCCCAGGAGCTGATCCGCCGCCCGAGCCGGGCCGGGATCGACGACTACGGGCCGGTCCTGGACGTGCTGGAGGACTGGCTCACCGCCCGTGCCCTGCCGCACCGCCGCCTGCACGGCGCGGCGGGCGAGCTGGTCGGGCTGCTGGTGGAGATCCCCGGCGGTCGGCCGGGCGCCTGGTGGACGCTGGACGCGTGCATGGATACCGCCCCCTACGGCGACGAGACCGCCTGGTCCTTCCCGCCGGACTCCGGTGACATCGTGGACGGCTGGCTGCGCGGCCGGGGTGCGGCCGACTCCAAGCTCGCCGCAGCGATGTTCTGCCACATCGCCGCCGACCTGATGCCCCACGTCGCTGATCTGCACGGCGGGCTCGCCGTGCTCCTGGACGTGGATGAGCACACCGGCGGCTTCGGCGGCGCCCGCGCCTATCTCACCGACCCCGCTGCGGCTCGCCCAGCCGGGGTGATGATCGGCTACCCCGGGCTGGACGATGTCGTGGTCGGTGGTCGGGGCCTGTGGCGAGCCGGCGTCGCGGTCCACGCCCCCTCTGGGCACTCCGGATCGAGTCGGGCCGTGGTCGGCGCCGTCTCCCGGGCCGCACACCTCGTACGCCTCCTGGATGCCGCCGACCTGCCCAGCGTCGACGGCGCCTTCCCCCTGCCGCCGAAGCTGTCGGT
This genomic interval from Streptomyces asiaticus contains the following:
- a CDS encoding M20 family metallopeptidase, translating into MSDNLQQAAEARAASVIGLAQELIRRPSRAGIDDYGPVLDVLEDWLTARALPHRRLHGAAGELVGLLVEIPGGRPGAWWTLDACMDTAPYGDETAWSFPPDSGDIVDGWLRGRGAADSKLAAAMFCHIAADLMPHVADLHGGLAVLLDVDEHTGGFGGARAYLTDPAAARPAGVMIGYPGLDDVVVGGRGLWRAGVAVHAPSGHSGSSRAVVGAVSRAAHLVRLLDAADLPSVDGAFPLPPKLSVTSFHGGQGFSVTPDRCDLNVDIRTTPTFDAHDAETLVRKAVAELDAELPTSKPTEVTPVAAWPPFRLAKGEQPAAALLNAAAEAGLIVRAKTAGPSNIGNLLAGEGIPATAGFGVPYEGLHGTDERAHLAELPQVYTVYQRAVLQLLEG
- a CDS encoding 3-hydroxybutyryl-CoA dehydrogenase is translated as MTDIERVGVVGCGQMGAGIAEVCARSGLEVMVAETTGEALEIGRTRLTNSLGKAAERGKITEEQRDATLDRLSFTTDLGEFADRDLVIEAVVESEQIKTEIFQVLDQVVTRPDAILASNTSSIPLVKLAVATSRPDQVIGIHFFNPAPVQALVELIPALTTGDETIKRSEALVADILGKHAIRAQDRAGFVVNALLIPYLLSAIRMFESGIASREDIDNGMELGCAHPMGPLKLSDLIGLDTIAAIADSMYEEYKEPLYASPPLLLRMVDAGRMGRKTGSGFYTY
- a CDS encoding glycoside hydrolase family 10 protein → MGRITRRSLTVAAAGALAATVTAGDALAEGRGGGHRPEFRGMWLATVANRDWPSRPGLPAEQQRAELLGFLDTAVSRRLNAVVFQARPTADALWPSPYEPWAECLTGVQGRDPGWDPLGTAVREAHRRGLELHAWFNPYRIANHTDPARLIPTHPARVHPEWVVPYGGKLYYNPGLPEVRRFVQDAMLDAVARYDIDAVHWDDYFYPYPVAGQVFDDDAAYERHGAGFPDRAAWRRNNIDRLVYETAVRVKRLKRRVRFGISPFGVWRNQATDPLGSATTAGVQTYDDLYADTRGWVRRGWLDYVVPQVYWNIGFAAADYAVLVPWWSEAVRDTGVNLYIGEALYKAGDPAQPAPWQDPAELSRHLTFDRGFPQVRGNVYFSAKEVAADRNGAMARVVADHYPYRVRPPR
- a CDS encoding DMT family transporter encodes the protein MTAQDSATDSSAIAVSGDPTAGDGPARGDDPAPHGGPTPGRGDTHATPALPTPFALRTGTLLAALGVAAFSLTFPATAWALTGLGPWSVTTCRVVLAALIAGGALAALRVPVPDRRHWPGLLVVAAGVVVGFPLLTTLALETSTTAHAAVVVGLLPLTTAAFSAVRTGVRPSRVFWAAALAGAAVVIAFAVQQSGGAPTTGDLYLFGALLLCAAGYTEGGRLAGHMPGWQVIGWALVGCLPLSVPGAVLALSAEDVHLGGRAVAGLLWLAVGSQFVGMVVWYRGMAAIGVTRASQLQLAQPLLTLVWSVLLLGETLTPAAPIAAVAVLVCIGVTQRARVPAGVVRASSPGRTRTAETVGEAGRIPETADPNHPPAGANQDNRP
- a CDS encoding PLP-dependent aminotransferase family protein, giving the protein MQQRSSVVELAESLRKDLDRYSPGEKLPSSRALVERHRVSPVTVSRALAALAAEGLVVTRPGAGAFRAERPRAGAPRPGDTSWQEVALSVETAGESVPRSVDATGVLATLAAPPPGILEFNNGYLHSSLQPERALAAALARAGRRPGAWGRPPVEGLPELRAWFAREIGGPAGALGAADILVTAGGQSALTSALRALAPPGAPVLVESPTYPGILAAARASGQRPVPVPVDADGVRPDLLAEALRATGARVFVCQPLFQNPTGATLSAERRREVLAIAREAGAFVVEDDFARRLVHEDAGPLSATLAADDPDGVVVHVCSLTKATSPSLRVAALAARGPVLERLRAIQVVDSFFVSRPLQETALELVGAPSWPRHLRTVAAELHTRREALVTAVRRELPALELRHVPPGGYHLWLRLPQGTDEAALASAALRAGVAVAPGRPYFCAEPPAPHVRLSFASVAGTGELAEGVRRLRTACEEVLA
- a CDS encoding DUF1918 domain-containing protein; translated protein: MEATVGDKLLVHGRVVGIHDRVAEIIEVLGDNGEPPYRVRYEDDGHECLFSPGPDSVVRHLAAGPGQR
- a CDS encoding helix-turn-helix domain-containing protein, which produces MSVAVVGSTDSALKRARVARNMTLEEAADALNAITGGASDASLMSAWESGRRRTGKRNRAALCQLYRERPEVLFAHQDGAATSVLESSGTTVVVKVLTRWTDLVEAMVDVAAGAREHLVVTGSRSREKAYLGAIETAVAQHPDLVHYRVLHGEPRHRALADHLLRLLELRDPSARRNGVKTLHIGMVEQAEALERFFVASETAAVVPLPSFHGAEGFDCGVLLSREAAVGLVHHGREACASARPVETIEAVRALPIRHN
- a CDS encoding sialidase family protein, coding for MRSNGRRPVGALMAALALVGGLLAAAASPAAARPEAAPTRSAAQADAYTWKNVRVDGGGFVPGIVFNRKEKNLAYARTDIGGAYRWDQSGKRWVPLLDSLDWDHWGWTGVVSLASDSVDPNKVYVAAGTYTNSWDPGNGAILRSSNRGASWQSTTLPFKLGGNMPGRGMGERLAVDPNRNSVLYLGAPSGNGLWRSTDSGVTWSKVTSFPNPGTYVQDASDSSGYLSDNQGVVWVTFDERTGSSGSATKTIYVGVADKDNTVYRSTDAGATWSRVAGQPTGYLSHKGVLDAKNGYLYLTTSDKGGPYDGEKGQVWRYTTATGEWKNISPMADADTYFGYSGLTVDRQKPGTLMVTGYSSWWPDTQIFRSTDSGATWTRAWDFTSYPNRSFRYTQDVSAVPWLTFGTNPSPPEVTPKLGWMTEALEIDPFDSNRMMYGTGATVYGTENLGNWDTGGKIAITPMVKGLEETAVNDLASPPTGAPLLSALGDIGGFRHTDPDAVPARMYTSPTFTTTTSLDYAETSPNTVVRVGNNDSAPRIAFSTDNGANWFQGSEPSGVTGGGTVAAAADGSGFVWAPEGTSAVYHTTGFGNAWSASSGIPAGAVVESDRKNPKKFYGFKAGTFYVSTDGGATFTARASAGLPADGPVRFKALPGAEGDIWLAGGTTGGAYGLWHSTDSGATFTKLSGVQQADTIGFGKAAPGASYQALYTSARIGGVRGIFRSTDAGASWTRINDDAHQWGWTGASITGDPRVYGRVYVATNGRGILRGDIS